The following coding sequences are from one Arachis hypogaea cultivar Tifrunner chromosome 7, arahy.Tifrunner.gnm2.J5K5, whole genome shotgun sequence window:
- the LOC112701579 gene encoding protein ALP1-like: MDRSEQIKLCVGYYWIMRMQFDTLMLLFLVTLYMYIRNRRRGHSSIGRRVNTLPLRRDALNNIIGEGGDRNCIWELRISLNAFATLCELLQVQGGLDEDGHVGIGEQVATFLIILAHHTKNRSVQVRFYRSGETISRYFHKVLRSVLRVQSILFAKADPVPEDCVDPRWKWFKGCLGALDGTYIDVTVPRSDKSRYRTRKSRISTNVLGVCNRNMNFVYVLSGWEGSASDSRVLRDAITRCNGLKIPIGCYYLVDAGYTNGRGFLSPYRNVRYHVNEWVQGHRAPQNRLELFNKKHSSARNVIERCFGLLKKRWEILRSPSFYPIRVQSHIIIACCLLQNFIRMNMDVDPEEDATLAPEYIPIGDDTIVDEGETIDVVESSHEWTQWREELATEMWEIWRGERGE, encoded by the exons ATGGATCGTTCTGAACAAATTAAGCTATGTGTTGGATATTACTGGATTATGAGAATGCAATTTGACACATTAATGCTGCTTTTTTTAGTcactctatatatgtatattaggaatAGAAGGCGAGGTCATTCTTCGATTGGTCGAAGAGTGAACACATTGCCACTAAGGCGAGATGCATTAAATAATATCATTGGGGAGGGTGGAGATAGAAATTGCATATGGGAGTTAAGAATAAGTTTGAATGCATTTGCAACTTTATGTGAATTGCTACAAGTTCAAGGTGGATTAGACGAAGATGGTCATGTTGGCATAGGCGAGCAAGTAGCTACTTTCTTAATCATATTAGCTCACCATACCAAAAATCGCAGCGTACAGGTTAGGTTCTATAGGTCTGGTGAAACTATTAGTAGGTATTTTCACAAGGTATTGCGTTCGGTTTTGCGTGTCCAAAGTATCTTATTTGCAAAGGCAGACCCTGTACCGGAAGATTGTGTAGATCCCAGATGGAAATGGTTCAAG GGTTGTCTAGGAGCATTAGATGGAACTTACATAGATGTCACAGTCCCGAGGAGTGATAAATCTAGATATCGGACGAGGAAATCTAGAATATCCACCAATGTCTTAGGAGTTTGCAATCGGAACATGAATTTCGTCTATGTCCTTAGCGGTTGGGAAGGATCGGCATCTGATTCAAGGGTACTTAGGGATGCTATTACTCGATGTAATGGCTTGAAAATACCTATTG GGTGTTATTACTTAGTGGATGCCGGCTATACAAATGGGAGAGGATTTTTATCTCCTTATAGAAATGTTCGCTATCATGTGAATGAGTGGGTTCAAGGTCATCGGGCACCACAAAATCGTCTAGAGTTATTTAATAAGAAGCACTCTTCAGCTAGAAATGTGATTGAGCGGTGCTTTGGGTTGCTTAAGAAAAGATGGGAAATTCTACGAAGTCCCTCGTTCTATCCTATTAGAGTTCAAAGCCACATTATTATTGCTTGTTGTTTGTTACAAAACTTTATTCGTATGAACATGGATGTTGATCCCGAAGAAGATGCAACTCTTGCGCCAGAATACATACCCATAGGAGATGATACTATTGTTGATGAAGGTGAAACAATTGATGTCGTGGAAAGTAGCCATGAGTGGACTCAATGGCGTGAGGAGCTAGCAACCGAGATGTGGGAAATATGGAGGGGAGAACGTGGCGAGTAG